ACGACGTCGATGCCGTCCACCGGCATTGCCTGGCAGAGGGACTTGAGGTCACGATGCCGCCGACCGACGAGCCGTGGAACGTGCGAGAGATGCACGTCCGACACCCCGACGGGCATGTCTTCCGGATCAGCAAGGGGATCGGGGAGGCCGAGTAAACGTCTCCTCCGAGCGACCTCCCTCGGCCTTTCGAGCGGATTCGACGCGACCGGCGTCACCGGGATCGCGAGCCGATCGGGTCCCCGGGAGGCGTCGCGGGGGGCTCGGTCCGGCGATGAGTGGCGTCGGGGCGGGCGAGAAACCGGGCGACCTCGGCCTGGATCGCCAGCGCGTCGACCTGGATCTCGGCGTCCTGGACCAGGGCCGAGAGTCGTCCCGATATCGAGTAGCGCAGGGCGTTGGTCGCCAGGGCCCGGACCTGGGGCGTGGCGGCCTCGTCGGACGCGAGTTCCATCAAACGCCCGGCGATCAGGTGGCGGACGGCGGACTGGATCGCGGCCGCCCGAGGGTCGGGGTCGCGGGGGGCGAAGGACCGGGCGACGAGCGTGTCGAGGACCTCGCCGAAGCCCGGGTTGGAAGCGTCGCGGGCGTGGAACTCCACGAGCCGGGCGGCCCGCTCGGGCTGCAGCAGGGTGGAGGCCGCGACATCGGCGGCGACGGTCGCCGCGGCGATCGGGTCGAACGTCGGGCCGGTCCGCTTCGGGAACAGCTCGGCGGTGCCCCCGTCGTGACCGTAGGCGGTCGGGGGGATCAGCGCCAGGACCGCGGGCGGGATCAGCAGCTCTTTCGGGTCGATGGCGTCGAGCACCGCGGCCAGCGCCTCGCGCTGGCGGGCGGCGGGGACGACCTCGGCGACCCTGGGCGGGCTCGGGCCGGCGGCCGTCCGCACGGCGTAGCTGTAGTCGACCCCGCCGAGCGTCTTGGCCGCGGCCTGGAGCTGGTAGCGGTGGTGCAGGTAGAGGGGCAGCAGCCTCGATTCCAGGTCGGAGAGCGGGGCCCCCTCGGGCAGGTTCCCCGGGCCGAATGCCTGCAGGCCGATCCGCCGGACGCGCATCTCGTGGCGGAGCGAGGCGACGGGGTCGGGGCCGTCGTCCCAGAGGCTCGCCAGCGGGTGGGCGGCCCCGGCGGGCCGGGAGTCGCCGTCGGAGAGGAATCGCATCCCGGCGGCGACCCCGTCCTCGACGATCCGGCGCAGCTCCTTCGCCTCGTCGGCGCCCGGCGGGAACTGGGCGTAGGCGAACCGGGCGGCGAAGGCGTCGTAGGGGCCGATCCCTCGGCCGTAGGCGTCGGAGAGGTCGAGCTGGCCGTCGACGACCTTGACCCTCGGGGCCGGGTAGTCCATCACCGAGCCGCGGTCGTAGGAGCTGGCGGCGAAATTGTGGGCGAAGCCCAGGGTATGGCCGACCTCGTGCGCGGAGAGCTGACGGATCCGCGCCAGGGCCATCGCCCCCAGGTCGCTCGCCGGGTCGGCCGCGGCGAGGTGCTCTGGCGCGGGCGGCATGGCCATCCCGCACCCGGAGCCCGGGGGGATCAGGCCGGCGCCGATCAGGACGTCCTGCCGGGCGCGCTGCGAGTCGAGCGAGACCGTCGCCTTGAGGATCTCGCCGGTCCTCGGGTCGACCACGGACGAGCCGTACGACCAGCCCCGGGTCGATCGGTGGACCCAGTGGATCACGTTGTAGCGGAGGTCCATCGGGTCGGCGCCCTCGGGCAGGATCTCGACGCGGAAGGAGTCCTTGAACCCGGCCGCCTCGAACGCCTGCGACCACCACGACGCCCCCTCGACCAGGGCCGAGCGGATCGGCTCGGGAGCGCCCCGGTCGACGTAATAGACCAGGGGCGCGACCGGCTCGGAGACGGCCAGGCTCGGGTCCTTCTTGGCCAGGCGGTGCCGGGTGATCCAGCGGGTCTCGATCGGCGTCCCCGTCGGCGTGGCGAAGTCGGCGAACTCGACGGTGAACAGGCCCACGCGGGGGTCGAGCTTGCGCGGCGCGTAACCCGGGCCCGTCTCGGGGAGTTCGACCAGCGAGTGCCGCTGGCAGACGGTCACCGATCGGGGGGCGGGCGTGGTCGAGGCGACCAGCGGCCCGGGCTCGTCGTCGGTGGCGAAGGTGAGCGTGGCCTCGACCTCGGTGTTCCTCGGGAACGACTTCAGGCCGGCCCGGTCGAGGCCGCCCCGCGACTCGTCCGCCTTGTATTTCCCCTGCTTGGCCGCGGCCAGCCGATCGGCCACCCCGTGGGCGTCGCGGAGGAAGAACGAGGTGGCGTCGACCAGGATGCGCCCGCCCTCCTCGGCCTCGATCTTGAAGCCCGCGATCACCGACCGGGCGAACGAGTCGGCGACGGACCGCCGCTCGTCGGCGTTGTCGCTGAGGGCGCGGAAGCGGTAGTTGGGCTCCTCCAGGAGGAGCTTCGGGCCGACCTTGCGGAACGCGACGACCTTGGTGTCGCCGAGCTGGCCCCGATCGAGCCCGATCGGGTTCGAGCCCACGCCGGTGGCCAGCGTCACCTGGTAGAGGAACTCGCGGCCGGGCCGCGAGACCTCCATCATCACCTTGCCGGACTTCTCGTCCCAGTAGAGCGGGAAGAGGCCGTCGACCTTCGCGAGCGGGGCGGTCTTCTCGGCGATCGTCGCGGGCTTCGCGGGGGGCGGCGTCTCGGCCGCCTTCACGGCCCCGGGCGTCTGTGCGAGCAGGACGGGCTTCGGGAGTTGCAGGGCCGGAAAGGCTCGCGAGAAGGCTCGGTGGCAGGTCGCGGCGGCGACGGCGTGGGACTCGCCCGCGGTCGCGAACGCGACGAGGGCGGCGAGGGCGAAACTGGCCATCCGGGGGCTCCTCTGATGCGGGCCGGGTCGATCGCTCAAACTGGCCCCGATTCTCGCCCGGCCGGCCCGGCCGGGGCAACGCTCGATTTCCCGGGCCCGCGCGCTGGGCCCGTGGATGGGAAAGATCCTATTCGATCAGTCGACGCGTTGGAACGACCGACGAATTTCGGGATGTCGCCCGAAAAATCTCGGTCGGACCACATCGCCCTCTCGCAGTCGTCGACCTCCGTCGCTACCCTGCCAGGATGCGTCCGAGCGACATGGCGAACTTGTTCCGGACCGGTCGAGATGGTCGATTCGCAGAGCGTTGATGGGTTTTTCACCTCGATCCTCGTCGATGCGTGGGGTCGCGCGGCCGTGAATCCGGCGCACCCATGGGCTTCTCTGTGACCCATCCGAGGGGGAAGACGTGATGAGACGACTCGTGCGTCGGACGAGGCTGGCGGCGGCCTTCCTGATCCTGACGGCCATGACGGCGGCCGGGACGCAGGCCGAGACGATCGTCAGCTTCACCTATTCGGGTCGGGGAGGCCCGGACTTCGCCGGACTCCTCGCCACGGGCTCCGGGACCTTCGCCTTCGCCGACGGACTCGCGACGATCGAGCTTGCGGACCTGTCCTCGTTCACCTTCTCCCTGGACGAGAACACACCGAATTCCACGACGTTCGGCCTCGCGGACCTCACGTCCTTCTCGGCCTCCCTGGGCCCCGGCCGGACGATGACGGCCCTGACCCTGGGCACCGGCGCCGTCCAGGGGACGAACCCGTCGACCGAGCCCAGGGAGTTCTCCGTCGGGTCGCTCGGCGCTTCGGGCGCGTGGACGTCGTTCCGGATCCTGGGGCTGACGTTCCAGCAAACGACGGGGAGCGCCACGGTCACCGCCGTGACGACCACCGTACCCGAGCCCTCCAGTGGCGCCATGGCCGCGATCGCCACCCTGATCCTCTTCGGCCGCGGTTCCTCGTCGGCCTATCGATCGTCCATGCGTCCGAGGCAGCGGTTGAACGTCTTCAGGGTGGCCAGCAGGAGGCCGGACGCGATCAGGCCGTAAACGACGATCCAGAATGCGAGCCAGGCGGCCTGCCGCCCGGGCTCGCGTCCCGGCCCGACCTGGTCGGCGAGCACGGCGATGGTGAAGCCGACGCCCCAGAGCGGGCTGGCCGAGGCGAGGCCGGAACCGGCCTCGTCGGGGCCGTCGCCGAAGAAGATGAACGCGGAAGGGACGGCCCCGATCGACGCGACGACGTAGAGGCCCGCGGTCAGGCCGACGGCCCGGTCCATCCGGGGCAGCCAGGTGGCCAGGGCCAGGCCGAGGCTCGTGATCGCGGCGCCGTAGGCCAACATGAGGCCGACGATCAGGAACGGGCCGAGGACGGACCCGGCGGGCGTCGACAGGGCCGCGGCGAGGAGTACCGGGCCTATTATCAGCGGCGGGACGCCGCGGAAGGCGCCCCACCACTTGCCCATGACGATCGACCGGGTCGACAGCGGCGTGGCCAGGAGCACGTCGAGGCTGCCGCGCTGGCGCTCCTCGGCCAGGCTCGTGGCGGCCGAGACGCTCAGCAGCAGCAGCCCGGCGGCCGCCTGCGCGCCGCCGATCGGCCCGCCCAACTCGCGGCCGGCCGTCCCGGAGCCGCCGAGCGCGTCGACGATCGCCCAGAGGCTGAAGCCGCTCGCGAAAGCGGCGTACAGGCCCCAGACCACGACCGACCAGCGCGACGGCCGTCGCCGATGCCACTCGCGCCAGAGCACCGGGTCGCGGTCGAGCGACGGCGACGGCAGGAAGCGGGCGAGTAACCCTCGGCGGGCCCGGGGCGGGCGTTCCGCCCGGCGCGCCGCCTCCGCCCGGCTGGCCTGATGGATGACCACCGCCCGGGCCCGCCAGGTCGCCACGGCGGCCAGCAGCGCCGAGGTCGAGAGCCCCAGCGCGCAGAACCGGGCCTGCGTCCCCAGCCCGATCGAGACCATCGCCGTCGGGCCGCTCAGCGGGCCGAGCACGAGGAAGACGGGGTTGTAGGGGAACAGGGCCAGTTGCCCCGGCAGCCAGTCCGGCCGGATTTGCCAGGGGAGCGCCGAGTTCAGGCCCATCCAGATCGGCGCCGACAGCAGCCAGAAAATCCCGAAGGCGTAGGTGGCCAGCAGCACCTCGTGCGTCTTCCGGCCCCAAACCGACAGCGTCAGGGCCAGGGTGCAGCCGAAGACGGCGCAGGCGAGGCAGACCAGGGTCGCGCCGATCGGCAAGGCCGGGTCGACGCCGCCGAGGAGCGTCGCCAGCCCCAGCACCGGGGCGGCGCAGGCGATCAGGCCGAGCACCGGCGCCAGCCGCGCCGCCAGCTTGCCCAGCACGATCTCGGCGTCGGTCAGGTCGGTCGCGAACAGCAGGGCCAGGTTGCCCCGGGCCTTGTCCAGGCAGATCGACCCGGCCGTCGCCGCGGGCGCCGCCAGGCCGACCAGCCCGAGCAGGATCAGCGTCGTCACGGCGTAGAAGCCCCGGCCGACCTCGGCCATCCGCTGGACCGACGGCTCTCCCGCCACCTCGCGGCTGCCCAGCCAGACGGCCGACAGCCCGAGCAAAAGCAGAAGGACCAACGCGGACCGCAGCGCATAGCCCTGCCAGCGTCGCGAGGCCGCCAACCACTCATAGGCGAAGACCGGGCCCAGCCCCGACCACCTGCGCGTCGCCATCGGGTCGGCCTCCAGCATCCATTAGGAGCAAAGTTCGACGCACCGATTCGGAACCCCGGCCGGGCCCGGGGCCGAGTCGTGTAAACTTTACACTGTAAAGTTCGGCGGTTGCAAGGGCCTGCCGGTCCCGGCATCAACGCCTCGTCGGTTTGAAGTCGCCACGCCGGCGCGGCTTCCATTCCGGGGCGAGCCCGCGCGTCGCTACAATGGCCGCGGGCTTCCTCAAGGCGCCGGAGAGACCAATGGACCCTCAGAGCTTGTCGATCGATGGCGTCCGCGTGCCGCGCTTCCTGTACGGCACCGCCTGGAAGGCCGAGCGGACGCAGCACCTGACCGAACTCGCCCTCCGTCAGGGCTTCCGCGGGATCGATACGGCGAACCAGCGGCGCCATTACGACGAGGCCGAGGTCGGCAAGGCCGTCGCGGCGTCGGTCGGGAACGGGCTGCTGGGCCGCGACGACCTCTTCCTGCAGACCAAGTACACGTTTCGAAACGGCCAGGATCATCGCCTGCCTTATGACCCGGAGGCTCCCGTCGGGGTCCAGGTGGAACAGTCGTTCGCGAGCTCGCTCGAACACCTGGGCGTCGCGGCGATCGACTCCTATCTGCTCCACGGGCCGACCCGCGGTGCCGGGCTGACGGCGGCCGATCGGGAGGCCTGGCGGGCGATGGAGGCCCTCCACGACGGCGGCCGAGCCCGCCTGCTCGGCGTCAGCAACGTCACGCTAGAACAACTCCAGGGCTTCTGCCGCCAGGCCCGCGTGCTCCCCCGATTCGTCCAGAACCGATGCTACGCCGAGCGAGGCTGGGACCGCGACGTCCGCGCGTTTTGCCGCGAGAACGGGATCGCCTATCAGGGCTTCTCACTGCTGACCGCCAACCGCGGGGTTATGGCCCATCCCGAGCTGGTTAGGATCGCCGATCGGCGTGACCGCACCGTCGGCCAGGTCGTCTTCCGGTTCGCGCTCGACGTGGGCATGCTGCCCCTGACGGGGACGACCGACGCCGCCCACATGAGGGACGACCTCGACGTCTTCGACTTCCAGCTGGAACCCAAAGAGGTGGAGCGGATCGAGCGGCTGGGGGGGTGAGGGCGATCGAGGTCGGACGACCGATTGGATGCAACGCGTCGTTCCGATGATCGAGTCGCTCGCCGGGCCGGGGGGCCGAGTCAGTCGAGGATCTCGACCGCGAAGTCTCCGTCGCGACGAAGGACGTCGACGCTCACGGCGTCGCCCCGGCGTGCGATGCGGAGGTCCGCGGCACCCCCGGCGACGTGAAGGTTCGTGATCCGCAGCTCGGGAAGGACCGAGGGCAGGCGCGGTCGCTGGAAACGGATCTTCCGCTCCGCCGCGTCGACGGTCAGGCCCAGGCACGCCTGCAGAAGGAGATAGACGGACCCCGCCGCCCAGGCCTGCGGGGCGCAGGCGACCGGATAGGGGACCGGCCCCTCTCCCGGGACGCGGCCGAAGCCGCAGAACAGCTCCGGCATCCGGCTCAGGTCCAGGTACGTCCCGGCCGCGAAGAGCCCGGACAGGATCGCGGAGGCCAGGTCCTTGCGACCGTATCGCGCGGCGCCGAAGGCGATGAGGGCGTTGTCGTGGGGCCAGACCGCCCCGTTGTGATAGGACATCGGGTTGTAGCGGGACTCGCTCGTCGCCAGAGTCCGGACCCCCCAGCCGGAGAAGAAGTCGGCGGAGGCCAGCCCGCGCTCGACCCGGGCCGCCCGCTCGGGCGAGGCGATACCGCCGAACAGGCACTGGCCGGCGTTGGACGACCGCACGCGGCAGGGCCGCTTGTCGCCGTCGAGCGCCAGGGCGTACGTCCCCATCTCTTCGCACCAGAAGGCCGCCTCGAACCGCTCGCGGAGTCGATCGGCCCGGCCCTCGAACGCGGCCGCCCGCCCCTCGCGGCCCAGGGCCCTCGCCAGGACGGCGCCGGCGCGGAGGGCGGCGTAGACGTAGGCCTGGACCTCGCACACGGCGATCGGCCCCCGCGCCGGGGATCCGTCGGCGTGGAAGACGGCGTCGTCCGAATCCTTCCAGCCCTGGTGGATCAGGCCGTCCGCGGCCCGGCGCTCGTATTCGACGAAGCCGTCCCCGTCGCGGTCGCCGAAGGCGTCGATCCAGGCGAGCGCGGCCTCGACGTTGGGCCAGATCGAGCCGACGAAGGCCCGGTCGGCGGTCCGCTCGCAATAGGAGCCCGCCAGGACCACGAAGAGCGGTGTGGCGTCGACGCTCCCGTAGTAGCGGCCGAAGGGCATCTCGCCGAGCGCGGCCATCTCGCCGTCGCGAGCCTCGTGGAGGATCTTGCCGGGCTCGGCGTCCTGCGACGGGATCGACTCGGTCGCCTGAGTGGCTGCCAGGTGGCGGAGGACCCCGCGGGCCAACTCGGGCCGGAGCCACAGGCATTCGAGGGCCGTGACGAGCCCGTCGCGGCCGAACGGGGCGTTGAACCAGGGGACGCCCGCGTAGGGGTACGACCCGGTCGGCAGGTCGGTGGTCAGCATGTGGAGGTCGGCCTCGGAGCGCCGGAACCAGGCGTCCACGCGGCCGTCGGGCGAGGCGATCCGGCAGGAGGCGGATCCGTACCGGCGGATCGAACCGACGACCTCGGCCTCCGCCTCGTCGAACGCCTGCGGCTCGGGGGCGTCGTCGCCCCGACGGCAGGCGACCGCCACGTCGATCGACGCGCCCTCTCGGGGGCCGAGGGCGAGCCGGAACCGGCCCCCGTCGACGTCCGCCTCCGCCGGGGCCGGCGAGAAGCGGATCACGGTCCGTCGCCGCACCCCGTCGAGGCCGAGGTAGCCCAGCTCCAGCCGGCCCGGAGACGCCTCCGGGGCCGAGTCGCGGCCCCGGGCCGATCGCGTCATCCCGCGGACCTCGTAGATGTCCGCGAAGTCGGCCCGCAGGCGGAGGCGGATCGAGGCCTCCACGGGGCGCATCCCGTGGTTCGTCGCCCGCAGACGCCAGTGGAGCACGCCGCGCCAGAGGAGGGCCTGGACGGCGAGGTGCAGCGTCCCGAGCGGCAGGTCGATCCGCCCGTCGCGGATCCGGTCCGGGTTCGTGAGGGCGACCGACAGCTGGTCGTTCTCGTCCCGGACGGTGGACCCGAGGAAGAACGGCGGCCGGTCGTCGAGCTCGAGGGACAGGTGGGAGAGGTGCCTCGTCCCGTCGTGATAGACTCCCTGCTCGCCCAGGCCGCCGGGCAGCATCCGCCCCAGGTGGTCGAACACCGCGAACGTGTCGCCGTGCTTCAATACGCGGGTCCGGTCGTCGGCGAGGCTCGCCGCGGCCAGGACGTGATGCGGGTCGCCCTCGGGCGCCGCGCCCGGCGACCGCCGGGCCTCCGGATCGCTCATCGAGCTCCTCCCTTTCGCGCGAGCAGGACTTCGCCGGGGAGGCCGCTCGGCCCGGCCCACGACTCGATCAGCCCGCGGTAGACGTCGACGTAGTCGCGGGCCATCCGGGCCGCGGTGAAGCGTTCTTCGAAGTCGCGTCGGCAGGCCCGCCGGTCCAGGCCGCCGACCTTGCCGACGGCCGCCGCCGCGCCTTCGAGGTCGTCCACGAGGAAGCCGGTCACTCCGTCGCGCATCACCTCGGGGGTCGAGCCTCGGCGGTAGGCGACGACCGGCGTGCCGCACGCCATCGCTTCGATCATCACCAGCCCGAACGGCTCCTCCCAGCGGATCGGGAACAGCAGCGCGAGCGCCTCGCCGAGGAAGGCGTCCTTCGCCGCCCCGCCGACCTCGCCGACCAGCTCGACCCAGGGGCAGCGCCGGAGCAGCGGCAGGATCTCGCGTTCGTAGTACGGCCGCTCCTCCGGATAGATCTTGGCGGCCACCCGCAGCGGAAGGCCGGCCCGCTGGGCGATGTCGACCGCGTCGTCCAGGCCCTTCTCCGGGGAGATCCGGCCCAGGAAGGCGAGGTACGCCCCCGGCCGCTCGCGGAAGGTGTGGACGTCGGGCGGCAGGCCGTGATGGACGGTCGCGCGCCAGGCGGCCTGCGGCAGCGGCCGGCGCTGGTCCTCCGAGATCGAGGCGAGCGGGACGTCGGGGAAGGCGTCGAGGAAAGCCCGGTGGTCGGCCGGTCGGAGTCGGCCGTGGGGGGTCGTCAGGGTGGGGCAGGGGAGCCGCCCGACGACCGGGAAGTGGACGTAGTCGAGGTGGAAGTGGACGACGTCGAACCGGCCGGCCTCCCTCTCCACCATCTCGACGAGCCGGACGTGGTGCGGCAGCGTCTCGCGGACGTCCGGATCCCGCCAGAGGGCCCGCGGGCAGCCCGGGACGAGCCGGGCGGAGGTCTCGGAGTCGCCGCTGGCGAACAGCGTGACCTCGTGGCCCATCCCGACCAGTTCCTCGGTCAGGTGGTGGACGACCCGTTCCGTCCCCCCGTACAGCCGCGGGGGGATGCTCTCGTAGAGCGGGGCGATCTGGGCGATGCGCATGGCGGTTCTCCCCGGCCCGGCGTCAGCCGGCCCTCCGATTGGCCACGCGGACGCGGGGCAGCCCGCGCCGGGACTTCTCGAAATAGCCGATCTCGACGAGGGTCGGCCAGAGCTCGATCGAGCCCTTGATCGTGGTCACCACGTCGTCGACGATCCGCAGCAGGTTCTGGTGGAAGAAGTCGGGCTCGAAGCCGTAGAAGCCCTTCTGGAGGTTCGCGGCGAAGACGTGCAGGGCCTCCCTTCGCTCGGGTCGCGACGCCCGCTCCGAAGCCTCCAGGGCGCGCAGGTACATCGACCGCACCTTGTCGAGGATGGCCGCGGCGTCCTCGGCCGAGACCTCGCCCTCGTAGTCGAAGGCGATCCCCAGGTCGTCGACCCGGCTGACCGAGTCCTTGATCTTCCGCTTGAGCAGGTTCGACACCTCCTCGTTGAAGATCTCGGCGGCGACGGGGTTCCGCATGTAGTTGGACCGCGTGTGGTTCTGCGCGGCGTCGACGTGGGCCGAGGCGAAGCCGTCCTGCTGGATCCAGAGGCGATAGATGTAGTCCTCGAACCGCAGGCGGGTCGGGAAGAAAGGGGGGAGGCCGAAGGTGTTGTCGTACCCCGCGACCCCGCAGTCCATGCGCCAGTTCTTGTTCGTGACCGCGGGGCGGAAGTTGACCAGGACGTACAGCTCGTTGAGGTCGTCCGGGTCGACCTGGTGCTCGTCCTCGAGGAAGAGGTCGGCGAAGTCCATGGCGTCGATGTCGTTGGTGCCGGATCGGAACGTCTGGGCCATCTTCACGACGGCGTCGGGCGCCACGCGGCCGCGCCCCAGGATCAGCGAGTTCTCCCGGGCCAGGCCCTTCGTCGCGTTCGTCTCCAGGTCCATGGCGGTGTCGACCAGGACGTCGCCCATGTCGTAGTTGTCCGGCACGTCCGCGGCCTTCTTGCCGAGGACGTCGAGGAACGCGCCGACGACGTCGAACGACTTGCGGGTGTAGCCGTCCAGGCCGCTGCGGTGCAGCCGGCCCCGGCTCACCTCGCCGTCGTCGAGCGACTCGGGGCTGTGTTCCATCAGGGCGTAGGGCCGCATGTCGTCGTCGGACGAGATCATCAGCCCGCCGAGAGTGTGCATCAGCGTGAAGTTCCGATTCCCGCCGTAGCTGGGGCGGAACAGGTTCTTGACCAGGCCGTCCAGGCGCTTGTCGCGCAGCCGTCGGCTGAGGTGGGCGACGAGCTGCTCCTTCTCGCGCGGCCCGACGTAGTACAGCTCGTTGTGGGTGCTGGTCTGTTCGAGCGAGGAATAATATTTCTCCTGGGCGGCCGGGCTGGAATCGTCGCACACGATCAGGCTCAGCGAATGGCCGTTGCGCCAGAAATGTTCGTCGTAGAGCTCGACCGTCTCCCCGACGTCCCTGAGGCGGTACGTGGGGATGACGAAATAAAGGTCGTCGGCTTGCATCATCTCTCCCGAACGCGTCCCGAACGTACGAGCCCCGACGACGGGCGGACGCGGCGCCCCGTCGGGTCGATCGGCCGGCGATCACGAATCGCGGCCGCGAGCTGCTCATATGCCGCGAGGGCGCGTGGCTAGACGTCGACGATCATCACGTCGACCCCCTCCGACCGCCGCAGCAGGCGATCCGCGATCGAGCCGGCCAGCACGCGGCGACGCCAGGGCTGGCGGCTCTTGCCCATCACGATCACGCGGATGCGGTATTCCCGGACGAAGGCCAGGATCGTGCAGACGACCTCCGGGCCCCTGAACGTCATCGGGACGCCGCCGAGCTGCCGCGCCAGGTCGAGGTTCGTGCGGATCTCCGCCCGGGCGGCCTCGTCGACGCGCGACAGCTCCTCGGCCGGGGTCTCGATGTAGACGGCGTACCACGGGGCGTTCAGCCGATCGGCCAGCCGGGATGCCTTGCGGAGCAGGGCGGGGGCATCGGGGCTGCGGCTCGACAGGCCCACCATCACCCGTTCGGCGGCCGTCGCCGGCGCCCGGTCGGCCTCGGCCCGACGAGCCCGACGGTCGATCAGGTGGGCCGTCTCGGACAGCGTGAGTTCGCGCAGCCGCGTCAGGTTCCCCGGCGTGAAGAAGTTCTGCATCGCCCGCTCGGCACGCTCCGGCGGGTAGATCTTGCCCGCCCTCATCCGCTCCAGGAGGTCCTCCGTGGAGACGTCCACGTTGACGACCTGGTCGGCCTCGCCGAGGATCGAGTCGGGCAGCCGCTCCTTGACCTTCGCCCCGGTGATCCGCTCGACCTGGTCGTAGAGGCTCTCCAGGTGCTGGATGTTGACCGTGGTGATCACGTGGACGCCGGCGCGGAGCAGCTCCTGGACGTCCTCGTACCTCTTGGGGCGACGGCTTCCCGGCGCGTTGGTGTGGGCCAATTCGTCGACCAGGCAGACGGCCGGGCGGCGGGCCAGGATCGCGTCGACGTCCATCTCCCGGAGCGTCACGCCCCGGTAGTCGATCCGCCGAGGCGGGACGACCTCCAGGTCGCCGACCTGCTCGACGGTCTCCGCGCGGCCGTAAGCCTCGACGATGCCGATCGCGACGTCGACGCCCTGTTTCTTGAGCCTCCGGCCCTCGCCGAGCATCGCGTAGGTCTTGCCCACGCCCGCGCTGGAGCCGAGGTAGACCTTCAGCCGGCCCCGCTCCTGGCGGCGGATGAGATTCAGGAACGTGTCGGGAGCGGGCCGGATCGCGTCGATCGTAGGCATGGGCATGGGTCCGATCTGAAGGTCGACGGCTCCCCTCACATCACCTTGTCGTCGTAATATTTCATCAGGTGCAGCCGGGCCGGCTCGAACTCGGGGTCGGCCACGACGGCGGCCCGGTAGGCCGAATAGGCGGCGTGCCGCTCGTCTCGCAATTCGTGCAAGACCCCGATCAGGTAATGCCCCTCGGCGCAATGGGGATCGACGCCGACG
The DNA window shown above is from Paludisphaera mucosa and carries:
- a CDS encoding sensor protein KdpD, giving the protein MPTIDAIRPAPDTFLNLIRRQERGRLKVYLGSSAGVGKTYAMLGEGRRLKKQGVDVAIGIVEAYGRAETVEQVGDLEVVPPRRIDYRGVTLREMDVDAILARRPAVCLVDELAHTNAPGSRRPKRYEDVQELLRAGVHVITTVNIQHLESLYDQVERITGAKVKERLPDSILGEADQVVNVDVSTEDLLERMRAGKIYPPERAERAMQNFFTPGNLTRLRELTLSETAHLIDRRARRAEADRAPATAAERVMVGLSSRSPDAPALLRKASRLADRLNAPWYAVYIETPAEELSRVDEAARAEIRTNLDLARQLGGVPMTFRGPEVVCTILAFVREYRIRVIVMGKSRQPWRRRVLAGSIADRLLRRSEGVDVMIVDV